In one Parageobacillus genomosp. 1 genomic region, the following are encoded:
- a CDS encoding DUF350 domain-containing protein — protein sequence MTYVMNFLLYTVLGLVLMGVGIGLFSLTTKFSERELIRQGNMAVALKLWGKALGLAIVIYAAWSNSVSLLDAVVWGVIGIITQILVYFALEYIFTPKTNLAKKVEEGNLAVGFSLFAISIIVGLIVAGSMSY from the coding sequence ATGACGTATGTGATGAATTTTCTGCTTTACACCGTGTTAGGGCTTGTGCTGATGGGAGTTGGTATCGGCTTATTCAGCTTAACGACGAAATTTTCCGAGCGTGAACTCATTCGCCAAGGCAATATGGCGGTAGCGCTGAAATTGTGGGGAAAAGCGTTAGGATTAGCGATTGTCATTTATGCCGCCTGGAGCAATAGCGTCAGCTTGCTTGATGCTGTCGTGTGGGGCGTGATTGGCATTATCACGCAAATTCTCGTTTATTTCGCGTTGGAGTACATTTTCACGCCAAAGACCAATTTAGCCAAAAAAGTCGAGGAAGGCAATCTCGCCGTCGGTTTCAGTCTATTTGCCATTTCCATTATTGTCGGCTTGATTGTCGCAGGAAGCATGTCATATTGA
- a CDS encoding GNAT family N-acetyltransferase: protein MKIIQTTNADIIAKLNRSVHDLHVQWYPQYFKEYDYEAVKAFFQSVINKDNFIFLLLEDNEEAIGYAWLEIRKYPETPFRKAYKSIYVHQISIVETERKKGYGSKLMEEIYRIANHNEIDLVELNYWTENEAAKDFYRKHGFSTYREFVYKRL, encoded by the coding sequence ATGAAAATCATCCAAACTACTAATGCAGACATAATTGCAAAATTAAATCGATCTGTCCATGATTTGCATGTTCAATGGTATCCGCAGTATTTCAAAGAGTACGATTATGAAGCGGTGAAAGCATTTTTTCAAAGCGTTATAAATAAAGACAACTTTATCTTTCTTCTTTTGGAGGATAATGAAGAAGCCATTGGCTATGCTTGGTTAGAGATAAGAAAATACCCAGAAACTCCTTTTCGAAAGGCGTATAAATCTATATACGTTCATCAAATCAGTATCGTAGAAACAGAAAGAAAAAAAGGATATGGTTCAAAGTTAATGGAGGAAATTTATCGTATTGCCAACCATAACGAAATCGATTTAGTCGAATTAAATTATTGGACAGAAAACGAAGCAGCAAAAGATTTTTATCGAAAGCATGGATTTTCTACCTATAGAGAATTTGTTTATAAAAGGCTATAG
- a CDS encoding nucleotidyltransferase domain-containing protein, whose amino-acid sequence MERIKRLPPLEAAKQFVEHNFPDCHGALLSGSVVRGEATTTSDLDIVIFDDKLPASFRESLIAFGWPIEVFAHNLTSYKAFFESDRKRARPSLPKMVSEGIVLVDRGCIAAIKEEANELLRKGPEPWSEETLVLKRYFITDALDDFIGATERAEELWIANTLADLIHEFVLRTNGRWIGTSKWVVRALRQYDEEFAADFVDAFDTFYKTGEKEKIIVLVDRVLAPYGGRLFDGFSIGKMRGSIHK is encoded by the coding sequence ATGGAAAGAATAAAACGATTACCGCCGCTTGAGGCAGCGAAACAATTTGTGGAGCACAATTTTCCAGATTGTCATGGCGCGTTGCTAAGCGGCAGTGTGGTTCGCGGTGAAGCGACGACGACATCTGATCTTGATATCGTCATTTTTGATGACAAGCTTCCCGCTTCTTTTCGGGAGTCGCTTATTGCGTTTGGATGGCCAATTGAAGTATTTGCGCATAATTTGACTTCCTACAAAGCGTTTTTTGAAAGCGACCGAAAAAGGGCGAGACCAAGTTTGCCAAAAATGGTGTCAGAAGGAATCGTGTTGGTTGACCGAGGATGCATCGCTGCGATCAAAGAAGAAGCAAACGAATTGTTGCGAAAAGGTCCGGAACCATGGTCCGAGGAAACGCTTGTCTTGAAGCGATATTTCATTACGGATGCCCTTGACGATTTTATCGGGGCGACCGAGCGGGCGGAAGAACTATGGATCGCCAATACGTTGGCTGACCTCATTCATGAATTTGTGTTGCGGACAAACGGCCGTTGGATCGGCACGTCCAAATGGGTGGTTCGCGCGTTACGGCAATATGATGAAGAGTTTGCCGCTGATTTTGTTGATGCGTTTGATACGTTTTATAAAACTGGGGAAAAGGAAAAAATTATCGTGCTTGTCGATCGTGTATTGGCACCATATGGCGGGAGATTGTTCGATGGATTTTCCATTGGAAAAATGAGAGGAAGTATTCATAAGTAG